ttttttttttaaaaaaacctttatttttttttattttagctactaactttttttaaagttacctcactttctattttaattatcaatttttactatatatatagctataTTTTTTGAGTCATGTTATGTGGATGCCAAACTAGCGTcagacatatattaaaaataataataataataattttttttttagttaaatttatatgagttaatatttaatttttaatacctcaaaatttgtttatggattaaaaactaaaatctagggGTGAAAGGTTAACGCTTTAGGGATTgtatcacccaaaagggatttgatcatcctaaatttggtgctaatacttcaaatttagtgctaataccttaaatttggatttccttttaatatctctattcttcaatttttttttttaaaaaaagaagcaaaatatctgacgttattttttttttaaaaaaaaatcttggccACGTGAGACTTTGGTAGACGCTAGGATGACCTAGGCTGCCAAAAATCTCTActcatatttttgtttaatattttaagtaattCAACTAAAATTTAgtagttattttaaaatttatcttaattttaaagataaaatgaaatgatggtatatatttaatattttccttccCTCCTCAATTTTGTATCCCAAATCTCTAAAATAACCTTTGAACTATTCGAGTGTGAATGCATAGGAAGTTCCGTAGGACCGTATCTAAACTGGCGCTGACATTGCAATACGTAGGTCGGCCGAGCTTATCCCTAGTCTACAAAAGACACTGGACCTTGTTTGTTATCATGGCACACCCGTGCGTTAATctgataaaattacaaaaaaaacctttttattttttatttttttatttttatatttatttacgTTTATGGACAGTATAAGCaatatttcttcttttactaATAAAAAAGCATTATAATGTTTACCAAAATATTTCGTAAAATTAACGTGAAATGACGAAATAAATAGCTGTGAAAGAGAAGCgttacttaaaacaaaaaaagaaaagaataacagCTAAGCGAGAGGAACACTGATAAAACATCGTCCTCAATAACCTACCCCACCTAACATCGAAAAACAGAACCACTAAAAAATCCAGCCACGCGAAACCATAAACCGCCCACCACGCGTTAATCACCACAGTCCAACCGCGGAcaagtcatttttcttttttctcctcgtCGTTGTacgataacaaaaaaaaagaagaaagaaatccCCGTGGGAAAGTCCAGGCTGTCCCTCAGATATTCATTGcgtaataaaataaatttttttttttttctctcacttttattaaatgatgatgattgatttttgaaaatgatTATTCCAAATTTGTCCCTCTTCGCCGCTCCTTCCTTTTACCTTTTTCGTGTCTTTAAAATTCCTATTGACTCGGCATCCTTCCGCGTTAAGATTCTTCTTCTTATCGAATTCCTCTGAATTCTTCAAACAGGTACCATATATCTCTCTTTATTTCTTCGTTTCTCATAGTTGAGGTTTTCGATTTTGGAGAATCGGTTTTGATTGTTCACGATCTGATCCAATCGCCAGGATCTGCTCGTGGAGTcgaagattttattttatttttctttcctaccgtttctcagcaaccaaacagagcgcGAAAGAGGAGGTACGAGAGAGGAGATCTGATGGCGGAAGAGCACAGATGCGAAGCTCCCGAAGGCCACCGGCTGTGCACTAACAACTGCGGCTTCTTTGGCAGCCCAGCCACCATGAACCTCTGCTCCAAATGCTACGGAGAGTTACATCACTCCTCTCCCAAATCTTCCATGGAAATTgctctctcctcctcctcctcctcctcctcctcctctatTTCTTCTCCACCGGCTACCGagtctcttcctcctcctccttctcctccaGCGTTGACCTTGCCGGAAGTCGCCAGAGATGTACGGACACAGGCGGTTGTGTCCCGAGGCGACGACGTGGAGGTGGCTGCGACGGCACAGCCGAATCGCTGTTCCACTTGCAGAAGACGGGTCGGATTGACCGGGTTTAGGTGCAAGTGTGGGACAACGTTCTGCGGGGTCCACAGGTACCCGGAGAAGCACGGGTGCTCGTTCGATTTCAAGGCGATTGGGAGGGTGGAGATTGCGAGGGCTAATCCTGTTGTCAAGGCCGAGAAGCTCGAAAAGATTTAATTTAATCAGGACCGCCTGATTTTACAACCGGATGAATTTGATAAGCTATGGTGAATGACCGCGTTGATCACGAACTTACGGAGTTTCGTTTTAATGTGTATTTTCTCTttgatgtaattttaaaataagttttaCGTGgctttttcgtttgcttg
Above is a genomic segment from Corylus avellana chromosome ca9, CavTom2PMs-1.0 containing:
- the LOC132191789 gene encoding zinc finger A20 and AN1 domain-containing stress-associated protein 6-like; the encoded protein is MAEEHRCEAPEGHRLCTNNCGFFGSPATMNLCSKCYGELHHSSPKSSMEIALSSSSSSSSSSISSPPATESLPPPPSPPALTLPEVARDVRTQAVVSRGDDVEVAATAQPNRCSTCRRRVGLTGFRCKCGTTFCGVHRYPEKHGCSFDFKAIGRVEIARANPVVKAEKLEKI